In one Corallococcus sp. EGB genomic region, the following are encoded:
- the murF gene encoding UDP-N-acetylmuramoyl-tripeptide--D-alanyl-D-alanine ligase, with amino-acid sequence MAARFSDDEVVQATGATRRGEPVEAGFPAVCTDTRSLTPGCLFVALQGERFDAHDFVDGAQRQGAAGAVVKRGRALPALPPGFALYEVDDTLAALGGLGALHRRRFQIPVAAVGGSNGKTTTKEMVGAILATRGPALKTEGNFNNEVGVPLTLFRLEPSHVAAVIEVGMNQPGEIERLTRKVQPDAGVITVVQPEHLEGLGSLEGVAEAEGEMFRELLPQATAVINVDDALIVRQAARSGAKQLTFGRAEGADVRLTAVHTLGRDGMVATVRYQGKDWPVRLHFVGPHNAQNATAAFATALALGYSPEECVKGLESARPYARRLNIVDGRNGVTVVDDCYNANPASMEAALVTLGTLVPEGGRAVAVLGDMLELGAGEAQEHARLGELVARHAKLVAFFGPRSAGGHGSADMGDSAAHFTEVEPLVAWLTPRLLPGDVVLVKASRGMRLERVVAALTGAAPPGGSH; translated from the coding sequence ATGGCCGCTCGATTCTCCGATGACGAGGTGGTGCAGGCGACGGGCGCGACCCGCCGCGGGGAGCCCGTGGAAGCGGGCTTCCCCGCCGTCTGCACCGACACGCGGTCGCTCACCCCCGGGTGCCTCTTCGTGGCGCTGCAGGGCGAGCGCTTCGACGCCCACGACTTCGTGGACGGCGCCCAACGTCAGGGCGCGGCGGGGGCGGTGGTGAAGCGGGGGAGGGCGCTGCCGGCCCTGCCCCCGGGCTTCGCCCTCTACGAGGTGGACGACACCCTGGCCGCGCTGGGCGGCCTGGGCGCGCTGCACCGCCGCCGCTTCCAGATTCCGGTGGCGGCGGTGGGGGGCTCCAACGGGAAGACGACCACCAAGGAGATGGTGGGCGCCATCCTGGCCACCCGGGGCCCGGCGCTGAAGACGGAGGGCAACTTCAACAACGAGGTGGGCGTCCCGCTCACGCTCTTCCGGCTGGAGCCGTCCCACGTGGCGGCCGTCATCGAAGTGGGGATGAACCAGCCGGGCGAAATCGAGCGGCTCACGCGCAAGGTGCAGCCGGACGCCGGTGTCATCACCGTGGTCCAGCCGGAGCACCTGGAGGGCCTGGGCAGCCTGGAGGGCGTGGCGGAGGCGGAAGGGGAGATGTTCCGCGAGCTCCTGCCCCAGGCCACCGCGGTCATCAACGTCGACGACGCGCTCATCGTGCGCCAGGCCGCGCGCAGCGGCGCGAAGCAGCTGACGTTCGGCCGGGCGGAGGGGGCGGACGTGCGCCTCACCGCCGTCCACACGCTGGGCCGCGACGGCATGGTGGCCACCGTGCGCTACCAGGGGAAGGACTGGCCGGTGCGCCTGCACTTCGTGGGGCCGCACAACGCGCAGAACGCGACGGCGGCGTTCGCGACGGCGCTGGCCCTGGGCTACTCCCCGGAGGAGTGCGTGAAGGGGCTGGAGTCCGCGCGGCCGTACGCGCGAAGGCTCAACATCGTGGACGGCAGGAACGGCGTCACGGTGGTGGACGACTGCTACAACGCCAACCCGGCCTCCATGGAGGCCGCGCTCGTCACGCTGGGCACGCTGGTGCCGGAGGGCGGACGGGCGGTGGCGGTGCTGGGCGACATGCTGGAGCTGGGCGCGGGCGAGGCGCAGGAGCACGCCCGGCTGGGGGAGCTCGTCGCGCGGCACGCGAAGCTGGTCGCGTTCTTCGGCCCCCGGTCCGCGGGCGGCCACGGGAGCGCGGACATGGGAGATTCCGCCGCCCACTTCACCGAGGTGGAGCCATTGGTGGCGTGGTTGACGCCCCGGCTTCTGCCCGGTGACGTGGTGCTGGTGAAGGCCAGTCGCGGCATGCGACTGGAGCGCGTGGTGGCGGCCCTGACGGGCGCGGCCCCCCCCGGAGGGAGTCACTAG
- a CDS encoding UDP-N-acetylmuramoyl-L-alanyl-D-glutamate--2,6-diaminopimelate ligase, with the protein MKLTDVLAGCGAEQTSGGRSAVDVTGVTQDSRRVKPGDLFIAVPGLKEDGAQFIGEAVSRGAVAVVSEKQGQSSQVPFFKVSSARKALALIAANFHGRPADKLTLLGVTGTNGKTTTTYLLEAILATAAMYTGSPAPGVIGTLGYKFGGKTTELANTTPDPLELHRIFREMVDAGVETVVMEVSSHALAQERVHGLTFKAAGFSNLSRDHLDYHKDLEDYFQVKRKLFVENLGASGTAVVNGDDTFASRIYNELRGQKRMAWKFSRTGAGEISAADATYSLKGIEATLKTPAGDIKVKSKLLGPHNLENIMLAAGIALGAGISRSDVKSGIELVTGVAGRMDRAENHRGGPAPAVLVDYAHTDDALKRSIEAARALAKGRVIVVFGCGGDRDKGKRPLMGTVAAEGADLVMVTSDNPRTEDPEEIISQVTPGLEKGGLRRISEGKAKNGEKGYLVDADRRSAIEQVINLAKDDDVVLIAGKGHETYQTVGTEKLKFDDREVAARALANRIPG; encoded by the coding sequence ATGAAGCTGACGGATGTCCTCGCAGGGTGTGGAGCCGAGCAGACCTCGGGCGGCCGTTCCGCGGTCGACGTCACGGGCGTGACGCAGGATTCGCGGCGCGTGAAGCCGGGGGATCTCTTCATCGCCGTGCCGGGCCTGAAGGAAGACGGGGCCCAGTTCATTGGTGAAGCCGTGTCGCGCGGCGCGGTCGCCGTGGTGTCGGAGAAGCAGGGGCAGTCCTCGCAGGTGCCGTTCTTCAAGGTGAGCAGCGCGCGCAAGGCGCTGGCGCTCATCGCGGCGAACTTCCACGGCCGCCCCGCGGACAAGCTGACGCTCCTGGGCGTCACCGGCACCAACGGGAAGACGACCACCACCTACCTCCTGGAGGCCATCCTCGCCACGGCCGCCATGTACACCGGCTCACCGGCGCCGGGCGTCATCGGCACGCTGGGCTACAAGTTCGGCGGCAAGACGACGGAGCTGGCCAACACCACCCCGGACCCGCTGGAGCTGCACCGCATCTTCCGCGAGATGGTGGACGCGGGCGTGGAGACGGTGGTGATGGAGGTCTCCAGCCACGCGCTCGCGCAGGAGCGCGTGCACGGGCTCACCTTCAAGGCCGCGGGCTTCAGCAACCTGTCGCGCGACCACCTGGACTACCACAAGGACCTGGAGGACTACTTCCAGGTGAAGCGCAAGCTCTTCGTGGAGAACCTGGGCGCCTCCGGCACCGCCGTGGTGAACGGCGACGACACCTTCGCCAGCCGCATCTACAACGAGCTGCGCGGCCAGAAGCGCATGGCGTGGAAGTTCAGCCGCACGGGCGCGGGGGAGATCTCCGCCGCGGACGCCACCTATTCGCTCAAGGGCATCGAGGCCACCCTGAAGACGCCCGCGGGCGACATCAAGGTGAAGAGCAAGCTCCTGGGGCCCCACAACCTGGAGAACATCATGCTCGCCGCCGGCATCGCGCTGGGCGCGGGCATCAGCCGCTCGGACGTGAAGAGCGGCATCGAGCTGGTCACCGGCGTGGCCGGCCGCATGGACCGCGCGGAGAACCACCGCGGCGGCCCGGCGCCGGCGGTGCTGGTGGACTACGCGCACACGGATGACGCGCTCAAGCGCTCCATCGAGGCGGCGCGCGCGCTGGCCAAGGGTCGCGTCATCGTCGTCTTCGGCTGCGGCGGCGACCGCGACAAGGGCAAGCGCCCGCTGATGGGCACCGTGGCCGCCGAGGGCGCGGACCTGGTGATGGTGACCAGCGACAACCCGCGCACGGAGGATCCGGAGGAGATCATCTCCCAGGTGACGCCGGGCCTGGAGAAGGGCGGCCTGCGCCGCATCTCCGAGGGCAAGGCGAAGAACGGGGAGAAGGGCTACCTCGTGGACGCGGACCGCCGCTCCGCCATCGAGCAGGTCATCAACCTGGCCAAGGACGACGACGTCGTCCTCATCGCCGGCAAGGGCCACGAGACCTACCAGACGGTGGGCACCGAGAAGCTCAAGTTCGACGACCGCGAGGTCGCCGCGCGCGCGCTGGCCAACCGCATCCCGGGCTGA
- a CDS encoding penicillin-binding protein — protein sequence MRDLKSARIPESNTKGLKLRVQLLFGLFLVLLGTAFGRAVYLQVFQQEKLRGLAQDQYVRQIDIPARRGDIFDRRGTPLAQSVEVDSIWVDPSMLPDVPQAARQLARAVHVDGGDLTARLSRAKRFAWVKRQAKPQEVEAVKALGLPGLGFTKEPKRFYPQRELGAHVVGMVGTDGHGLEGLELAFEDELSGQNSRTSGFRDAKGRKLMVQGAMDPLERQGAAVTLTLDRHLQYVAEKALAKAVEDAKAVAGMAVVLDPRTGEILAIANNPRFNPNTPEDGVKNAIRNRAALDSFEPGSTMKSFVVAAALEEKAITPDQLFFCENGALRIGRHTIRDTHPHGWLNAQGILQVSSNICSAKVAEALGREKFVAAYHAFGFAERTGLALTGESRGVIPFPKSDISLATQAFGQGMTATAVQLTAAYGALANDGVLMRPYLVSKVVDADGVVLLENQPTELRRVVSPKVARQVVGMLESVVVKGGTAPKAAMDDYRVAGKTGTAQKADPVARGYSDKRIASFAGMVPAEAPRVVILVVVDEPKTDVYGGNVAAPAFKEIATAAMAHLAVPPSRTVAPAEVAAAAAPVVPPPAPKALAKAVPARADLEDAVTETPEPGTVRVPDVQGQAGREAVVKLLAAALEPQLQGSGRVVSQTPPAGALVEKGARVTLELATRQ from the coding sequence GTGAGGGACCTCAAGAGCGCGCGGATTCCGGAGTCGAACACGAAGGGCCTCAAGCTGCGGGTCCAGCTCTTGTTCGGGCTGTTCCTGGTGCTCCTGGGGACGGCGTTCGGCCGCGCGGTCTACCTCCAGGTCTTCCAGCAGGAGAAGCTCCGGGGCCTGGCGCAGGACCAGTACGTCCGGCAGATCGACATCCCAGCCCGGCGCGGTGACATCTTCGACCGTCGCGGCACGCCGCTCGCGCAGAGCGTGGAGGTGGACTCCATCTGGGTGGACCCGTCCATGCTCCCCGACGTGCCGCAGGCGGCCCGTCAGCTCGCCCGCGCCGTGCACGTGGACGGCGGGGACCTGACCGCGCGCCTGTCGCGCGCCAAGCGCTTCGCGTGGGTGAAGCGCCAGGCGAAGCCCCAGGAGGTGGAGGCGGTGAAGGCGCTGGGCCTGCCGGGCCTGGGCTTCACCAAGGAGCCCAAGCGCTTCTATCCCCAGCGGGAGCTGGGCGCGCACGTCGTGGGCATGGTGGGCACGGATGGCCACGGCCTGGAGGGCCTGGAGCTGGCCTTCGAGGACGAGCTGTCCGGGCAGAACTCGCGCACCTCCGGCTTCCGCGACGCCAAGGGCCGCAAGCTGATGGTCCAGGGCGCCATGGATCCGCTGGAGCGCCAGGGCGCCGCGGTGACGCTCACGCTGGACCGCCACCTCCAGTACGTCGCGGAGAAGGCGCTGGCCAAGGCCGTGGAGGACGCCAAGGCGGTGGCGGGCATGGCGGTGGTGCTGGACCCGCGCACCGGTGAAATCCTGGCCATCGCCAACAACCCGCGCTTCAACCCCAACACGCCCGAGGACGGCGTGAAGAACGCCATCCGCAACCGCGCCGCGCTGGACTCCTTCGAGCCCGGCTCCACCATGAAGTCCTTCGTGGTGGCCGCCGCGCTGGAAGAGAAGGCCATCACCCCGGACCAGCTGTTCTTCTGTGAGAACGGCGCCCTGCGCATCGGCCGTCACACCATCCGGGACACCCACCCGCACGGCTGGCTCAACGCGCAGGGCATCCTCCAGGTGTCCTCCAACATCTGCTCCGCGAAGGTCGCCGAGGCCCTGGGCCGCGAGAAGTTCGTCGCCGCCTACCACGCCTTCGGCTTCGCCGAGCGCACGGGCCTGGCCCTCACCGGCGAGAGCCGCGGCGTCATCCCGTTTCCGAAATCGGACATCTCCCTGGCCACCCAGGCCTTCGGCCAGGGCATGACGGCCACCGCCGTGCAGCTGACGGCGGCCTACGGTGCACTGGCCAACGATGGCGTGCTGATGCGCCCGTACCTCGTCTCCAAGGTGGTGGACGCGGACGGCGTGGTGCTGCTGGAGAACCAGCCCACGGAGCTCCGGCGGGTGGTCTCCCCGAAGGTGGCGCGTCAGGTGGTGGGCATGCTCGAGAGCGTGGTGGTCAAGGGAGGGACCGCGCCCAAGGCCGCCATGGACGACTACCGGGTGGCCGGCAAGACGGGCACGGCGCAGAAGGCGGACCCCGTGGCGCGGGGGTATTCCGACAAACGCATCGCGTCGTTCGCGGGCATGGTGCCAGCCGAGGCCCCGCGTGTCGTGATTCTCGTGGTGGTGGACGAACCCAAGACAGACGTATACGGGGGGAACGTGGCTGCCCCTGCCTTCAAGGAAATCGCTACCGCCGCCATGGCCCACCTGGCCGTGCCCCCGTCCCGCACGGTGGCACCCGCCGAGGTGGCCGCGGCCGCCGCGCCCGTGGTGCCCCCTCCGGCACCGAAGGCGCTGGCGAAGGCCGTGCCCGCGCGGGCCGACCTGGAGGACGCGGTGACCGAGACCCCGGAGCCCGGCACGGTGCGTGTGCCGGACGTCCAGGGCCAGGCGGGACGTGAAGCCGTGGTGAAGCTGCTCGCCGCGGCGTTGGAGCCACAACTGCAGGGAAGTGGACGAGTCGTATCTCAGACCCCCCCCGCCGGCGCGCTGGTGGAGAAGGGGGCCCGGGTGACGCTGGAACTGGCGACGCGGCAATGA
- the ftsL gene encoding cell division protein FtsL produces MSKALSRPSVSVARVLMHLLPAVALFTLFAAVGILHVTSRVLVVDMGYRLSNAEGENRSLTRENDRLKLELATLKAPARLERVAREQLGMAMPKGGAVVSLAEDRVKGSSTAQARSAAPAVRVAERGTAR; encoded by the coding sequence ATGAGCAAGGCCCTCTCGCGTCCCTCCGTGTCCGTGGCCCGCGTGCTGATGCACCTCTTGCCCGCCGTCGCGCTCTTCACCCTGTTCGCGGCCGTGGGCATCCTCCACGTCACCAGCCGCGTGCTGGTGGTGGACATGGGCTACCGCCTGTCCAACGCGGAGGGCGAAAACCGCTCGCTCACCCGGGAGAACGACCGGCTCAAGCTGGAGCTGGCCACGCTCAAGGCCCCGGCCCGCCTGGAGCGCGTGGCCCGCGAGCAGCTGGGCATGGCCATGCCCAAGGGCGGCGCGGTGGTGTCCCTCGCGGAGGACCGCGTGAAGGGCTCCAGCACCGCGCAGGCCCGCTCGGCGGCGCCCGCCGTCCGCGTGGCGGAGCGGGGGACCGCGCGGTGA
- the rsmH gene encoding 16S rRNA (cytosine(1402)-N(4))-methyltransferase RsmH, with the protein MDFQHQTVLLHETVELLNPAEGKIILDGTLGGGGHTQALLARGATVVGVDRDPVALAAATARMGGNARFQARQGNFADLPRVAEDLLPVDGVLVDLGVSSPQLDVAERGFSFMKDGPLDMRMGDSGITAAELIAGTDERDLAKLLKDYGEEPFARPIARELKKALPQRTLEAAEVVKRAVPRKAWPDRIHVATRTFQALRMAVNGELEALDALLAALPSLLKVGGRAAVISFHSLEDRKVKEAFRALVGGCTCPPGFPVCVCNSQGDFALVSKKAVAASEAEVEANPRSRSAHLRAVEKIR; encoded by the coding sequence GTGGACTTCCAGCACCAGACCGTCCTGCTCCACGAGACGGTGGAGCTGCTGAACCCGGCGGAGGGCAAGATCATCCTCGACGGGACGCTCGGCGGCGGAGGGCACACCCAGGCGCTGCTCGCCCGGGGCGCCACGGTGGTGGGCGTGGACCGGGACCCCGTGGCGCTGGCCGCGGCCACCGCCCGCATGGGGGGCAACGCGCGCTTCCAGGCCCGGCAGGGCAACTTCGCGGACCTTCCCCGCGTCGCGGAGGACCTGCTCCCCGTGGACGGCGTGCTGGTGGACCTGGGCGTGTCCTCGCCCCAGCTGGACGTGGCCGAGCGCGGGTTCTCCTTCATGAAGGACGGCCCGCTGGACATGCGCATGGGCGACAGCGGCATCACCGCCGCGGAGCTCATCGCCGGGACGGACGAGCGCGACCTGGCGAAGCTGCTCAAGGACTATGGGGAGGAGCCCTTCGCGAGGCCCATCGCGCGGGAGCTCAAGAAGGCGCTGCCCCAGCGCACGCTGGAGGCCGCGGAGGTGGTGAAGCGGGCGGTGCCGCGCAAGGCGTGGCCGGACCGCATCCACGTGGCCACCCGCACCTTCCAGGCCCTGCGCATGGCGGTGAACGGCGAGCTGGAGGCGCTGGACGCGCTGCTCGCCGCGCTGCCGTCGCTGCTCAAGGTGGGCGGCCGCGCCGCGGTCATCTCCTTCCACTCCCTGGAGGACCGGAAGGTGAAGGAAGCCTTCCGCGCCCTGGTGGGCGGGTGCACGTGTCCGCCGGGCTTCCCGGTGTGCGTGTGCAACAGCCAGGGGGACTTCGCCCTCGTGTCCAAGAAGGCCGTCGCGGCTTCCGAAGCGGAAGTCGAGGCCAACCCCCGCTCTCGCAGCGCGCACCTGCGCGCGGTGGAGAAAATCCGATGA
- a CDS encoding STAS domain-containing protein, with the protein MDQLQEVRRSRAVMASERVETLMLEGELEEADLLKLCEDLMHRLHRGTRQVVLDFADVSHLNYRGVRPLMARADAFRRAGGDVKLSGLSPYLAAIFRAAGAHDAFELYPHMHDARAAFQLARAPFV; encoded by the coding sequence ATGGACCAGCTGCAGGAGGTTCGTCGGAGCAGGGCGGTGATGGCGTCCGAGCGCGTGGAGACGCTCATGCTCGAGGGCGAGCTGGAGGAGGCGGACCTCCTCAAGCTGTGCGAGGACCTGATGCACCGGCTGCACCGGGGCACGCGCCAGGTGGTGCTCGACTTCGCGGACGTGTCGCACCTGAACTACCGCGGCGTGCGCCCGCTGATGGCCCGCGCGGACGCGTTCCGCCGCGCCGGTGGGGACGTGAAGCTGTCCGGCCTGTCGCCGTACCTGGCCGCCATCTTCCGCGCGGCCGGCGCCCATGACGCCTTCGAGCTGTACCCGCACATGCACGATGCCCGGGCCGCCTTCCAGCTCGCGCGCGCTCCCTTCGTCTGA
- the mraZ gene encoding division/cell wall cluster transcriptional repressor MraZ, which translates to MFRGVYEHQIDAKGRTSLPAKLRETLVGAYDERLIVTTALDPCLHAYPVREWEALETALARRNPMEPGVKTLMRLYVASAQECPLDKLGRLLIPPSLRAYAKLEKDVVWAGMVKVIELWSQEGWAKAQEDARQEATSQDVLRVLGELRQP; encoded by the coding sequence GTGTTCCGAGGCGTCTATGAGCACCAGATCGACGCGAAGGGGCGCACCAGCCTCCCGGCCAAGCTGCGGGAGACGCTGGTGGGCGCCTACGACGAGCGGCTCATCGTCACCACGGCCCTGGACCCCTGCCTCCACGCCTATCCGGTGCGGGAGTGGGAGGCGTTGGAGACCGCGCTCGCCCGGCGCAACCCCATGGAGCCCGGGGTCAAGACGTTGATGCGGCTGTACGTGGCCAGCGCGCAGGAGTGCCCGCTGGACAAGCTGGGGCGGTTGCTCATCCCGCCGTCGCTCAGGGCGTACGCGAAGTTGGAGAAGGACGTGGTGTGGGCGGGGATGGTGAAGGTGATTGAGCTTTGGAGCCAGGAAGGCTGGGCGAAGGCGCAGGAGGACGCGCGCCAGGAAGCCACCTCCCAGGACGTGTTGCGGGTGCTGGGCGAGTTGCGCCAGCCGTAG
- a CDS encoding PilZ domain-containing protein, with protein sequence MSTNVRLKVAYKTPQSLVGEYTRSVGQGGVTLETRKALPLGTRFTFELHAGGMPRPVEVLGEVVRVEPRPGERFLLTVRYDGAEDRSALDAVLQFIFAQEEQHGLRRFPRLPLHLRAREGDPRAPFFYVRDISRGGVGLEVDAPALPREVLVGTPFFMEMDMKEGPLLLHGEVAWTSTVPRKGVAQAVTPGFGATFGRLRPEMVQRLEDLMALEHLPPAPWRARVSFGLDAVSRMP encoded by the coding sequence GTGAGCACGAACGTTCGCCTGAAGGTGGCCTACAAGACCCCGCAGTCGCTGGTCGGTGAGTACACCCGCAGCGTGGGTCAGGGCGGCGTCACCCTGGAGACGCGCAAGGCCCTGCCGCTGGGCACCCGGTTCACCTTCGAGCTGCACGCGGGCGGCATGCCGCGCCCGGTGGAGGTGCTGGGCGAGGTCGTCCGGGTGGAGCCGCGCCCCGGCGAGCGCTTCCTGCTCACGGTGCGCTACGACGGCGCGGAGGATCGCAGCGCGCTGGACGCGGTGCTCCAGTTCATCTTCGCCCAGGAGGAGCAGCACGGCCTGCGCCGCTTCCCGCGCCTGCCGCTGCACCTGCGCGCGCGCGAGGGAGACCCCCGGGCGCCGTTCTTCTACGTGCGCGACATCTCCCGCGGCGGCGTGGGCCTGGAGGTGGATGCCCCCGCCCTGCCCCGCGAGGTGCTGGTGGGCACGCCCTTCTTCATGGAGATGGACATGAAGGAGGGGCCGCTCCTGCTCCACGGCGAGGTGGCGTGGACGTCGACGGTGCCGCGCAAGGGCGTGGCGCAGGCGGTGACGCCGGGCTTCGGCGCGACGTTCGGCCGGCTGCGGCCGGAGATGGTCCAGCGCCTGGAGGACCTGATGGCGCTGGAGCACCTGCCGCCCGCACCCTGGCGGGCCCGGGTCAGCTTCGGCCTGGATGCCGTGTCGCGGATGCCCTGA
- a CDS encoding acyl-CoA dehydrogenase family protein, producing MVAATEPTARPQDVLSGGAFLFQEVGSARILTPEGFSEEQRLFFKTALQFCREQVLPQAARIEGKDNALLRDLLRRAGELGLLSVDISETYGGTGLDKTTSLLLAEAMSLLGSWSVTSSAHTGIGSLPIVWFGNEAQKAKYLPRLATGEWVAAYALTEQGSGSDARGAKTKAVKSADGKHYVLNGSKLYITNAAFADVFVVFAQVDGDKFTGFIVEKDTPGLTVGPEEHKMGIRGSSTCPLYFEDARVPVENLLGELGKGHRIAFNILNYGRLKLGAGVIGSMKLQLQNALKFAQERKQFKAPIATFPLIREKLARMASLVYAVESMTYRTAGLVDGRLAAKERSEKDYDAHVIAAMEEFATEASIMKVFGSEAIGFLVDDAVQVHGGAGYIEEYPVERAYRDARINRIFEGTNEINRMLITGMLLKRAVKGDLPLFAQARAVAEELGRGERPRAGRHDALAHEEIAAECAKHLAIHGMRLAAEAFGAELDKHQEVMASLADVVMDAYALDSMVTRTRQAATGGVLDPVRVALVRLYAMESTSRAFERTRRALCATLKGDALALELKRLSALDAFTAYDPAELRETIVAGLEEAGGYPYNPL from the coding sequence ATGGTCGCCGCAACCGAGCCCACTGCCCGTCCCCAGGACGTCCTCTCCGGGGGCGCCTTCCTCTTCCAGGAGGTGGGCTCAGCCCGCATCCTCACGCCGGAAGGCTTCTCCGAGGAGCAGCGGCTCTTCTTCAAGACGGCGCTCCAGTTCTGCCGCGAACAGGTGCTGCCCCAGGCCGCGCGCATCGAGGGCAAGGACAACGCGCTCCTGCGCGACCTCCTGCGCCGCGCGGGCGAGCTGGGGCTGCTGAGCGTGGACATTTCCGAAACCTACGGCGGCACGGGCCTGGACAAGACGACGTCGCTCCTGCTCGCGGAGGCCATGAGCCTGTTGGGCTCCTGGTCGGTGACGTCCAGCGCGCACACCGGCATCGGGTCGCTGCCCATCGTGTGGTTCGGCAATGAGGCGCAGAAGGCGAAGTACCTGCCCAGGCTCGCCACGGGGGAGTGGGTCGCCGCGTACGCGCTGACGGAGCAGGGCAGCGGCAGCGACGCGCGCGGGGCGAAGACGAAGGCGGTGAAGTCCGCCGACGGCAAGCACTACGTGCTCAACGGCTCCAAGCTCTACATCACCAACGCGGCCTTCGCGGACGTGTTCGTCGTCTTCGCGCAGGTGGACGGCGACAAGTTCACCGGCTTCATCGTGGAGAAGGACACCCCGGGCCTCACCGTGGGCCCGGAGGAGCACAAGATGGGCATCCGCGGCTCGTCCACGTGCCCGCTCTACTTCGAGGACGCGCGAGTGCCCGTGGAGAACCTGCTCGGCGAACTGGGCAAGGGCCACCGCATCGCCTTCAACATCCTCAACTACGGCCGGCTGAAGCTGGGCGCGGGCGTCATCGGGAGCATGAAGCTGCAACTGCAGAACGCGCTCAAGTTCGCGCAGGAGCGCAAGCAGTTCAAGGCGCCCATCGCCACGTTCCCGCTCATCCGCGAGAAGCTCGCGCGCATGGCCTCGCTCGTCTACGCGGTGGAGAGCATGACGTACCGCACGGCCGGCCTGGTGGACGGGCGGCTCGCGGCCAAGGAGCGCTCGGAGAAGGACTACGACGCGCACGTCATCGCCGCGATGGAGGAGTTCGCCACCGAGGCCTCCATCATGAAGGTCTTCGGCTCGGAGGCCATCGGCTTCCTGGTGGACGACGCCGTGCAGGTGCACGGCGGCGCCGGCTACATCGAGGAGTACCCGGTGGAGCGCGCCTACCGCGACGCGCGCATCAACCGCATCTTCGAGGGCACCAACGAGATCAACCGGATGCTGATCACCGGCATGCTCCTCAAGCGCGCCGTGAAGGGCGACCTGCCGCTGTTCGCCCAGGCGCGCGCCGTGGCGGAAGAACTGGGCCGGGGCGAGCGTCCCCGCGCGGGCCGCCACGACGCGCTGGCCCATGAGGAGATCGCCGCCGAGTGCGCCAAGCACCTGGCCATCCACGGCATGCGCCTGGCCGCCGAGGCCTTTGGCGCGGAGCTGGACAAGCACCAGGAGGTCATGGCCTCGCTGGCGGACGTGGTGATGGATGCGTACGCGCTGGACTCCATGGTGACGCGCACCCGTCAGGCCGCCACCGGTGGCGTGCTGGACCCGGTGCGCGTGGCGCTGGTGCGGTTGTACGCGATGGAGTCCACCTCGCGCGCCTTCGAGCGCACCCGCCGCGCCCTCTGCGCCACGCTCAAGGGGGACGCGCTCGCGCTGGAGTTGAAGCGCCTCTCCGCGCTGGACGCCTTCACGGCGTACGACCCGGCGGAGCTGCGTGAGACCATCGTCGCGGGCCTGGAGGAGGCCGGCGGCTACCCGTACAACCCGCTGTAA